GGAAGACGGAGCATTGCTTGATCCTTTCGGGGAACCGTTCAGTTGGTGACGGAGGTGGCGGGGATTGGCGTGGAGGTGCTGATGAGCGTCCGGAGCTGGCTGGCCAGGTAGAGCGCGGACAGCCCGACGAGCGTGTAGATGATGCGGCTGCCGACGTTCACCTCGCCGAAGCGCATCCCCCCGAACACGGCGGCGACCAGGTCGAACTTGAACAGTCCGACCAGACCCCAGTTGAGTCCGCCGACGATGGTCAGGATCGCGGCTAGGGCGTTGAGCCTCTTCATGGACCTCCTCCTTTTGTCTAGAGTTTGTCTAGGTCCTGTCGAGACTATGCCAGCACTGCGCCCGGGTTGTCAAGGGTCTGTACAGAGATCGTCGATTGCTTGTACAGTACGGGTATGAACGAACAGCAGAACCAGCCCATGCCCGATGCCCAAGCGGGCTTTCTTCGGATCGGTCAGCTGGCCAAACGGACCGGGGTCAGCCCCGAGCTGCTGCGGGCGTGG
The sequence above is drawn from the Actinomycetota bacterium genome and encodes:
- a CDS encoding DUF378 domain-containing protein, which produces MKRLNALAAILTIVGGLNWGLVGLFKFDLVAAVFGGMRFGEVNVGSRIIYTLVGLSALYLASQLRTLISTSTPIPATSVTN